The Sporosarcina sp. Te-1 DNA window GCTTTTGTATTCAACTGCACCCGTTCCAAGGTGTGGTGGAGAATGGTATTGCCAGCATTCGGTCCGTAGAAATCCGGGAAATGGGCAATGATGTAAGGAACTCCGGAGGCTTTCACCTCTTGCTCTAACGCCAATCGCAGCTTTCCCTTTCTCGTGTGCGGGTTTTTCTCCGTCTCTTCCGAAACCTTTTTGCCATCGTGTCGGCCGTATGCATAAACATTATCCACTATGACAAGCTTGCGGTCTTTTGCTGCATTCAACACATTCCTCATTATAAGCGGCAGCTTTTCATTCCACTGCTCATAGGAAATGCTGACGGAGTGGAAAACTGTATCGACGCCTGTTGCCGCCCTGTACACTGCTTCCCTGTCCAGCACGTCCCCTGGCTGAACTCTGACGAGTGAATTGGAACCAAACAGGGACTCCAACTTTGCTTCATTCCTTGCAAAGGCAATCACTTCCACTCCTCTTTCTGTCAATTCGTTAACGAGGGAAAATCCCATTCCGCCGGATGCCCCAAGGACAATCGCTTTTTTCATTTTCATTCCTCCTCATAATTAACCACTGTTCAATTGATTTCAAAAGGGACCTTCAAATTCCCTTCATCAAAAAGGCAACATGCGCCTCTGCTAACACTTGCACATCCTCATACGTTTGGGAGGTGTAGCAATAATACGAAACAAATCCATGCAGCGATAAAAACAAACACCACATATCTTTGATCGACAATGTACCATCCGTTAGTGTATGTATAGCGTCCGCAAACTTTCCGTAGCTTTGATTGGGATGATCATGCAAATAACCTTGCACTTCTTGATCCTTCAGCATAAACATCATTTCATAATGGCTTTTGTTTTGCAGTCCGAACTCAATATATTTTAGAAAAATCGCCCGGCATTTATCCCTTGATATCCAATCGGTTTCCAGAATCTCATCAATAAGGAGATCCAGTTTTGAGAAATCATGTGAAACAACCGCTTGGAAAAGATCGGCCTTATTTTTGAAATGATAGTAAATTGCGCCATGGCTGCACTGTAAAGCAGTTGCCACTTGTCTCATGGATGTTTTTTCGTATCCGTTTTCGATGAACAACTGTCGTGCCGTGTCGAGAATGGTTTCCTTCGATAGTTCTTCATTTGCCGTCCTTCTTGCAGACATTTACGTTCCCTCCTGATTGACCACTGTTCAATTCAGAGTAAAACAAATGCCCATTTTTCGCAAGGAACGTCTACTGGGCCCAGACCCATATGAAAATACGGTTTACTATGACAAGAAATCCATACCCCCATCCAAGCGCTCCCTTTCCAAGGAATAGAAGAAAGGCGACCGGGGTTAAAAAAACAATCCCCTCAAGTATTGCATGCAGACTCGCCGGCAACTGGACTGTCGCTTGGGGAGAACCGAACAGTCCCCAAATGACCGCAATGCTGACAGGAAATCCAATGGATAATGCAACCTTCATCGTTGGCGTTGTACCGAGTTTGTATCCTGCATACCCATAAAGAGCCAGCCCAAATAGTTCCAACAGAAAACGAAGCAGGACGTTCATCGTTTGCAATCCTTCTAGGATAAAATCACCTCCCGATGTTTATTTGACCACTGTTCAATTAAAGTATATTCGCTAGATGAATTTCATGCAACTGGGAAGTTGGAAGCTGTAGAATTTATTCAAACAACAGACGGTACATTCCTAGTTCGCCATCCACAAAAAAACCCCCGGCAAGTCAAACTTGCCAGAGGCTTCGATCACCTTACGCAGGCGTCGGTGTGTCGGTTGGTTCAGCATAACCGTCACTGTATGTGCTATCAATATATTCACGGATTTCCTTTAAGGTCTTTCCGTCTTGTTTCATTTGAACAGACGTTGCGGCAATTTCCAAGCAGACGGGGCAACGAGTGCCGTGGTCATCCCACACAACAGAACCGTCTTCGCGGATTTCTTCGACAAAGCAATTTAAATTACTGCCATGACCTGCGCTTTTACCGCAGCCGCAATAGCATGGCATGTAAGCCAAAATATCATCGGCGTTGGCCGCCACTTGGTACACAAGCCGCATATCTTCCGGTTTGTCGTCCAAAAACTTCGGCAAGACTGCAGCCGATTCTGTCACTTCCTGCAAATCGCCGTTCGGCAATTGTTTTTCTTGCCCGACTTCCATCTCCTCATGTGCCGAGCCGCTTTCTTTCGACTTGTCTCCGCATGCGGAAAGAACAAGCACAAGTATGACTATAATAGGCATGAGCTTTTTCACCATTCATGTCTACTCCTTTATATTGTAATGTCTTTCCATCATAACGGAGTTCAGCCTACAAGAGAGTTACAACTTTGTGGACATTCTATGCAGTTTTCGTGCATTTTCGTCCTGTTTAATCCAATACCGGATGCCTTTTCCCACAAACGGCTCATCCGCAAAACGCGGGATGACATGCAAATGCGCATGCATGATGGACTGTCCTCCGACTTCACCTGTGTTCCACCCGACGGAGTAGCCCTCATGGTCATATCGCTCTTCCAAATAAGCCTTCGCTTTCAAAAGCAGCTCCTGCGTATCCCGCCATTCCTGCTCTGTCAGTCCAAACACATCCGGAACATGACGCTTCGGTACAATTAACCCGCTGCCTTCCAAAATGGTTTGCTCGGAAGGCTTCTGAATGTAGGCGCATGTCTCGTTCTCAAAAATGATTTGCTGCTCTGGATCGGCTGTCAGATGACAGTACGGGCACAATTCCTTGTCCATCTTACCGGCCTATCATTTTGGACGGATCGACATATTCATCAAACTGCTCTTCGGTCAGTAAACCTGTTTTGAGCGCCGCCTCTTTTAACGTTGTGCCCTCCTTGTGAGCTGTCTTGGCGATTTTCGCCGCATTTTCATAACCAATATGCGGATTCAGAGCCGTGACGAGCATAAGCGAGTTCTTCACTTTCCGGTCGATTTCCTCACGGTTCGGCTCGATACCGAATGCACAGTTGTCGTTAAAGCTATGAATGCCATCCGCCAGCAACTTTGCAGATTGCAGGAAGTTGTAAATGATGACAGGCTTGAAGACGTTCAACTCGAAGTTCCCTTGGCTTGCCGCGAAGCCAATTGTCGCATCATTCCCCATCACTTGTGCTACCACCATTGTCAGTGCTTCACTTTGTGTTGGATTCACTTTCCCCGGCATGATGGAGCTGCCCGGTTCATTTTCAGGAATACGGATTTCGCCAATTCCCGAACGAGGACCGCTGGCAAGCCAGCGCACATCGTTGGCGATTTTCATTAAGTCTGCCGCAAGTGCTTTAAGGGCGCCATGTGTGTAGACGACTTCATCATAGCTTGTCAGAGCATGGAATTTATTTGAAGCGGACGTAAATTCGATGCCGACCGATTTCGAAATTTCTTCCGCCACCTTGTCCCCGAAGCCTTTCGGTGCGTTTAAGCCCGTTCCGACCGCAGTTCCGCCAATGGCAAGCTCCTTCATTGATTGGACGCTGTCTTTCAGCATGCGTTCCGTCTTTTCCAGCATCCGGTGCCACCCGCTAATTTCTTGTCCAAGTGTAAGAGGCGTTGCATCTTGCAAATGCGTCCGGCCAATTTTAATAATATCCATGAACGCCTCGGATTTTTTGCCGAGCGTCTCCTTCAATACGGCAATCGCCGGTAACACGTCGCGTTCTACTGCGATGACACCCGCCACATGTAAAGCCGTTGGGAATGTATCGTTGGAGCTTTGAGATTTATTGACATCATCATTCGGGTGGAGACGTTCTTTCTCTCCCCACTCCTCAAGTAATTGATTGCCACGGTTAGCAAGCACTTCATTCATATTCATATTCGATTGCGTACCGCTTCCAGTCTGCCAGACAACGAGCGGGAAATGGTCGTCCCATTTGCCTTCCAGCACTTCCTCTGCTGCAGCCGCGATCGCTTTCATTTTTACTTCAGACAGATTGCCGAACGAATGGCTTGCTATCGCAGCCGATTTCTTCAGATGAGCAAATGCACGAATGACTCCGAGTGGAATCCGTTCGCCGCCGATTTTGAAGTTTTGCTTACTCCGCTGGGTTTGGGCGCCCCACAACTTATCCGCCGGAACTTTGATTTCTCCAAACGTGTCATGCTCGATACGATATTCCATAATTCCTCCGCCTTTCAAAAATAGAATGAAACTCCTTCTTCTATCATGCACTTTTTTGTCAGGGAAATAAAATGAAAAGACCCAGTCTCCCGGGTCTCAGTCGTCATTATATGAATTTTTACCAGACGCCCATTCCTCGATGAATTGGCGCTGGCGCGGATTTAAATTTAAAGGCAACTCCTCTTTATTGAAAAAGTGATGGGATTGGCTTTCTGATCCGCTCTGTATTATGTTGTCTGTAAAATCGGATGAAATGAAAATGACCTGGACGCTGTACATTTCATCTCCATTCGGATACGTCACAAAACAGGCGTCACCTGAATAGAGGCCGAACAAACGCAATGCACCCACATGCATCCCCGTCTCCTCAAAGGTCTCCCGCTTAGCGGTTTCCTCAAACGTTTCTCCGATTACCATTACACCTCCGGGAATACACCAATTATCCTCATCCACACGGTGTTGAAGCAAGATACGGTCATCCTTCGTAAGAATAACGCCGCAACCGACGGTCAACAGAGGACGTTGGCCAACCAACTTGCGCATCGTTCGAATATAGTCCATCTCATCTCACCGCCTGCTCTTTCATGTATTCCACGAAGACGTCTACCACAGCAGGATGGAATTGGATTCCCTTCCCTTTTATCAATTCATTCAACGCTTCCTCCAACGGCATCGCCTCCTTGTAAACGCGATCCGTCGTCATGGCATCGAAGGCATCTACTACAGAGACGATGGAAGCTTCCAATGAGATTTCCTCCCCCTTCAACCCAAAAGGATACCCTTTTCCGTCAAAACGCTCATGATGCTGCTCGACGATATAAGCCGCCTCTCTCAGCCATTCTACCGGATGATTCCGCAACATGTCCGCCCCTCTTTGGGAATGCGACTTCATTATGTCCCATTCCTCCGCCGTCAGGCTGCCCGGTTTGTTTAAAATGTCGGATGGAATTGCCAATTTCCCAATGTCATGAAAATAGGCACCCCACCTCATCAGCTTCAAATTGGCGGCAGGACGATCAAACTTCTTCCATACTTCAATCGCGTACTGCCTAATGCGGTCGCAATGGTGGTACGTATAGCCGTCAACTTGTGCCACTGCGTCCATTTCGCGTTGAAGCAATTGCATTTCAAAGAAATTTCTTTCATAGAAAGGAGCATCCATATGAATCATCACTTCCGCTTTTGACAACGCATAGAACGTAATC harbors:
- a CDS encoding YrdB family protein, whose product is MNVLLRFLLELFGLALYGYAGYKLGTTPTMKVALSIGFPVSIAVIWGLFGSPQATVQLPASLHAILEGIVFLTPVAFLLFLGKGALGWGYGFLVIVNRIFIWVWAQ
- a CDS encoding SDR family NAD(P)-dependent oxidoreductase, which encodes MKKAIVLGASGGMGFSLVNELTERGVEVIAFARNEAKLESLFGSNSLVRVQPGDVLDREAVYRAATGVDTVFHSVSISYEQWNEKLPLIMRNVLNAAKDRKLVIVDNVYAYGRHDGKKVSEETEKNPHTRKGKLRLALEQEVKASGVPYIIAHFPDFYGPNAGNTILHHTLERVQLNTKAGYVGDLEIPREFIYTPDGAKALVELAMNEKAFNQNWNIPGERLVTGMELIGMIRNLTGYDKKVSSVTKSMIRLAGLFNPFMREFLELAYLYEHPFQLDGSKYEREIGALPKTPYEEGLRQTLAFQAAAGN
- a CDS encoding PCYCGC motif-containing (lipo)protein, whose product is MVKKLMPIIVILVLVLSACGDKSKESGSAHEEMEVGQEKQLPNGDLQEVTESAAVLPKFLDDKPEDMRLVYQVAANADDILAYMPCYCGCGKSAGHGSNLNCFVEEIREDGSVVWDDHGTRCPVCLEIAATSVQMKQDGKTLKEIREYIDSTYSDGYAEPTDTPTPA
- the fumC gene encoding class II fumarate hydratase — its product is MEYRIEHDTFGEIKVPADKLWGAQTQRSKQNFKIGGERIPLGVIRAFAHLKKSAAIASHSFGNLSEVKMKAIAAAAEEVLEGKWDDHFPLVVWQTGSGTQSNMNMNEVLANRGNQLLEEWGEKERLHPNDDVNKSQSSNDTFPTALHVAGVIAVERDVLPAIAVLKETLGKKSEAFMDIIKIGRTHLQDATPLTLGQEISGWHRMLEKTERMLKDSVQSMKELAIGGTAVGTGLNAPKGFGDKVAEEISKSVGIEFTSASNKFHALTSYDEVVYTHGALKALAADLMKIANDVRWLASGPRSGIGEIRIPENEPGSSIMPGKVNPTQSEALTMVVAQVMGNDATIGFAASQGNFELNVFKPVIIYNFLQSAKLLADGIHSFNDNCAFGIEPNREEIDRKVKNSLMLVTALNPHIGYENAAKIAKTAHKEGTTLKEAALKTGLLTEEQFDEYVDPSKMIGR
- a CDS encoding HIT family protein, which gives rise to MDKELCPYCHLTADPEQQIIFENETCAYIQKPSEQTILEGSGLIVPKRHVPDVFGLTEQEWRDTQELLLKAKAYLEERYDHEGYSVGWNTGEVGGQSIMHAHLHVIPRFADEPFVGKGIRYWIKQDENARKLHRMSTKL
- a CDS encoding TetR/AcrR family transcriptional regulator — encoded protein: MSARRTANEELSKETILDTARQLFIENGYEKTSMRQVATALQCSHGAIYYHFKNKADLFQAVVSHDFSKLDLLIDEILETDWISRDKCRAIFLKYIEFGLQNKSHYEMMFMLKDQEVQGYLHDHPNQSYGKFADAIHTLTDGTLSIKDMWCLFLSLHGFVSYYCYTSQTYEDVQVLAEAHVAFLMKGI
- a CDS encoding HD-GYP domain-containing protein; the protein is MKRTMRKDWKKEKSCHPVLRLSSGTITLLDRHHNLAEAMFALPPGGSFCAQYNPDHAKVERYTLVSGAMDFEHNGQRMEMKIGETVDASLCSKVITFYALSKAEVMIHMDAPFYERNFFEMQLLQREMDAVAQVDGYTYHHCDRIRQYAIEVWKKFDRPAANLKLMRWGAYFHDIGKLAIPSDILNKPGSLTAEEWDIMKSHSQRGADMLRNHPVEWLREAAYIVEQHHERFDGKGYPFGLKGEEISLEASIVSVVDAFDAMTTDRVYKEAMPLEEALNELIKGKGIQFHPAVVDVFVEYMKEQAVR
- a CDS encoding NUDIX hydrolase; translation: MDYIRTMRKLVGQRPLLTVGCGVILTKDDRILLQHRVDEDNWCIPGGVMVIGETFEETAKRETFEETGMHVGALRLFGLYSGDACFVTYPNGDEMYSVQVIFISSDFTDNIIQSGSESQSHHFFNKEELPLNLNPRQRQFIEEWASGKNSYNDD